In Phormidium ambiguum IAM M-71, the DNA window TGCTGAAAACAATTAGTTGGAGATTGGTGGAATAAAAAGCGATCGTCTTCTTTCCTCATCCCTTTGACTGAAAGCTTAGTATATTTATTGAAAAAGACGGTTTTTACAGAGGAAAAATTACCGTAAATACGGAAAAATTCAAGTTTTAACCGGGAAACTACTGACAGTAAATATTAGTTTCCACTATCTCCTCAATTTTAATTGATACCTGATTAAAAATAATATCATTCTCATCAATAAAATTACCGAAATAGACCACTAAATTAGCCCCTAAAATTTATGGTCAATTTATAAAAAATATCCTCTTTCCCGCTTTTATCTTCATAGCCAATCGCTTACGTTGTTAATAACAGGAGTTCAACAGCAATCAAAAAGCAATCGGAACAGGAGAGTTAGCAAATGAAACTTACAAGTACAAAAATTCGCACTTTATTAGGAATCGCCGCTGCTAGTGTTTGTCTGATTTCTGCTACTGGTCAACAAGCTAGTGCTGGACAACTACATAATGGCTGGAACTACGGCATAGATGCTTTCGGTGATGGTTCTGGTGGAGCAAGTTATGACATTAAAGGTATAGCTATCAAGGAAACAGATGATAGTATTTTCGTTGCCCTTACTGGTGGTACGCCTTTGACAGGAGTTGCAGAAAACGGCGCTGCTGACAAAAACATTGGTTGGGGAGACTTGTTCTTCAACTTCTCAGGTACAAATTTTCAAACTGCCAGCAGTACAAACAGTTTATTTGGGATTCGCTTTGCTGGTACTAACGATTCTAATGCTGCCACTACTGGCGTTTACAAGAATGTTAGTGCTATGAGCGTGACTGGAGTGAATAACGGCTAC includes these proteins:
- a CDS encoding XDD3 family exosortase-dependent surface protein, whose protein sequence is MKLTSTKIRTLLGIAAASVCLISATGQQASAGQLHNGWNYGIDAFGDGSGGASYDIKGIAIKETDDSIFVALTGGTPLTGVAENGAADKNIGWGDLFFNFSGTNFQTASSTNSLFGIRFAGTNDSNAATTGVYKNVSAMSVTGVNNGYSSLNQYYNSGFDKANTLGTDMATKQAAYNYFGQTTPILNVIGSGTKVGDITMLTSSALTAAGLNFGHFGAAGTQTIGFQLSRSLLDSGDFLANVFVECGNDGVALAGNLTSVPEPSSMIGLALVGLSAAGSMLRKRRSVSENIVES